CGCGACGTGGCGGCCTGGATATAAACCCATGGCGCACCAACACCGATTTCACTCCAGCAACGGGTCGTCTGGTACGTCAGTAATCTTTTTTCTCAATTTTGCGTGCCGGATTCCGCGCGTAAGGTTGTGAAAGGTCATAAGCCAGGGCTATTGTAATCAGTAGAGGATGATGTCTCTCGTCCCGTAAGGAGTTTACTTGATTACACATATTAGCCCGCTTGGCTCAATGGACATGTTGTCGCAGCTGGAAGTCGATATGCTTAAACGCACAGCCAGCAGCGACCTGTATCAACTGTTTCGTAACTGTTCGCTTGCCGTTCTGAACTCCGGCAGTTTGACCGACAACAGTAAAGAACTGCTGTCACGCTTTGAAAGTTTCGATATTAACGTGCTGCGCCGCGAACGGGGCGTGAAGCTGGAACTGATCAACCCACCTGAAGATGCGTTTGTTGATGGACGCATTATCCGCGCGCTGCAGGCCAACCTGTTTGCCGTGCTGCGCGACATTCTGTTCGTCAATGGCCAGATCCATAACGCCGGTCGTTTTCAGCATCTGGATCTCGAAAGCTCGGTACATATTACCAACCTGGTATTCTCGATCCTGCGCAATGCCCGGGCGCTGCACGTTGGCGAAGCGCCAAACATGGTCGTCTGCTGGGGCGGTCACTCAATCAACGAGAATGAATACCTGTACGCCCGTCGCGTCGGCACCCAGTTGGGCCTGCGTGAACTGAACATCTGCACCGGCTGCGGTCCGGGGGCGATGGAAGCGCCAATGAAAGGCGCTGCGGTCGGTCACGCCCAGCAGCGATATAAAGACAGCCGCTTTATTGGTATGACCGAACCGTCGATCATTGCCGCTGAGCCGCCTAATCCGCTGGTTAACGAACTGATCATCATGCCAGACATTGAAAAACGTCTGGAGGCGTTTGTGCGTATCGCCCACGGTATCATCATCTTCCCGGGCGGCGTAGGCACAGCAGAAGAGCTGTTGTATCTGCTGGGGATCCTGATGAATCCGGCGAACAAAGATCAGGTGCTACCGCTGATCCTGACCGGACCAAAAGAGAGCGCCGATTACTTCCGCGTGCTGGACGAATTTATCGTGCACACGCTGGGGGAAGATGCGCGTCGCCACTATCGCATTATCATTGACGATGCAGCTGAAGTGGCGCGTTTGATGAAAAAAGCGATGCCGCTGGTGAAAGAGAACCGCCGTGACACCGGTGATGCCTACAGCTTTAACTGGTCGATTCGTATTGCACCGGATTTGCAGATGCCGTTCGAGCCGTCCCATGAAAACATGGCCAACCTGAAGCTGTACCCGGATCAGCCCGTTGAAGTACTGGCGGCCGACCTGCGCCGTGCGTTCTCGGGAATTGTGGCTGGTAACGTGAAGGAAGTCGGTATCCGCGCCATTGAAGAATTTGGCCCGTATAAAATCCACGGTGACCGCGAAATGATGCGCCGCATGGACGATCTCCTGCAGGGCTTCGTTGCACAGCATCGTATGAAGTTACCAGGCTCTGCGTATATCCCTTGCTACGAGATTTGCGCCTAACCTCCAACAGCCGCCAGCAGACGCTTTCGCGGTGACAGTTTTGTCCATATCAAAGCCGGGTCTGGCGCATTAGCCTCCCGGCTTTTTTTAGTGATACCAGTCACATAGCTCAGACGATTATATAAATACCAGTGATATATTATTAAAAATAGCACGCCACGCAAACGATTACCTTGAAAACCCAACCGTGATTTATCTTAGGAAATTATTATTAGTCGCCAAAATCCTCTAAAAACAACAGTTTTTACAGCGCAACACTCGTATCTTCTCGCCTTCGCTTTCATGAGATATGTCGTTAATGTTAGCCTCAGCGCCCGTAAATTCGCTTTGACTATTTTTTAACAGATTAATGGTCCAAATTTATCCACATAAAAGGTGGATTATTGCATTTGGGATCGCGATCACTGATACATTCATTCCTAAAATGTATCTTTCCGCCCGCAAATTATTACGGCGAAAAATTATATAAAAAATCGCTCAACGAATTTCGATTTACAGTCGGGTGTTTTCTCATTGGATTGAACCCAAACCCGACTTTTTAAGCTTCCTCCAGGAGAAATAGATGGAAAACACTCAAACCAGCACTATCGTTACGGGCCATACCCGCAGCGCATGGCGCAAGACAGACACCATGTGGATGCTGGGCCTTTACGGCACGGCGATTGGCGCGGGTGTATTGTTCCTGCCGATTAACGCAGGCGTAGGCGGCATGATCCCGCTGATCATCATGGCGATCCTTGCTTTCCCAATGACCTTCTTTGCACACCGCGGCCTGACCCGCTTCGTGCTGTCCGGTAAAAATCCGGGTGAAGACATCACCGAAGTTGTAGAAGAACACTTTGGTGTTGGCGCGGGTAAACTGATTACCCTGCTCTACTTCTTCGCTATCTACCCAATTCTGTTGGTTTACAGCGTAGCAATCACCAACACCGTTGAAAGCTTCCTGACCCACCAGTTGGCAATCACTCCGCCGCCGCGCGCAATCCTGTCTCTGATCCTGATTGTCGGCATGATGACCATCGTGCGCTTCGGTGAGCAGATGATCGTGAAGGCGATGAGCATCCTGGTATTCCCGTTCGTTGCGGCTCTGATGCTGCTGGCGCTGTATCTGATCCCTCAGTGGAGCGGTGCGATTCTGGAAACCATGTCTTTTGACTCTGCGGCAACCACCGGCAACGGTCTGCTGTTGACCCTGTGGCTGGCAATTCCGGTAATGGTGTTCTCCTTCAACCACTCCCCGATCATCTCCTCCTTCGCCGTGGCGAAGCGTGAAGAATACGGTGATGAAGCTGAGAAAAAATGCTCTAAGATCCTGGCATTCGCTCACATCATGATGGTGCTGACCGTTATGTTCTTCGTCTTCAGCTGCGTGTTTAGCCTGACTCCGGCAGACCTGGCAGCAGCGAAAGAGCAGAACATCTCGATTCTGTCTTACCTGGCGAACCACTTTAACGCGCCGATTATTGCCTGGATGGCACCAATCATCGCGATTATCGCTATCACAAAATCTTTCCTCGGCCACTACCTGGGCGCGCGTGAAGGTTTCAACGGTATGGTGATTAAGTCTCTGCGCGGCAAAGGCAAGACCATCGAAATCAACAAACTGAACAAAATCACTGCGCTGTTCATGCTGGTAACCACCTGGATTGTGGCGACGCTGAACCCAAGCATCCTCGGTATGATTGAAACCCTGGGTGGCCCAATCATCGCGATGATTCTGTTCCTGATGCCGATGTATGCCATTCAGAAAGTACCGGCAATGCGTAAATACAGCGGCCATATCAGCAACGTCTTCGTTGTGATTATGGGCCTGATCGCTATCTCCGCTATTTTCTACTCTCTGTTCAGTTAATTCCCCTGCGCCGCTCTTCGGGGCGGCGCACCTCGATACACAATGGACGCCTCATGATTAGCGTATTCGATATTTTCAAAATCGGCATTGGCCCTTCCAGCTCCCATACTGTTGGCCCGATGAAAGCAGGCAAACAATTCACGGATGACCTGATTGCACGCGGAATTCTCACTGACGTAACCCGCGTAGTGGTCGATGTTTATGGCTCTTTGTCCCTGACGGGGAAAGGTCACCATACTGACATCGCGATTATTATGGGCCTGGCGGGTAATCTGCCGGATACCGTAGACATTGATGCCATCCCGGCCTTTATCCAGGATGTGAATACTCATGGACGTTTGCTGCTGGCGGACGGTCAACATGAGGTTGAATTCCCGGTCGACAAGTGCATGAATTTCCATGCGGACAATCTGTCCCTGCACGAAAACGGGATGCGTATTACCGCACTGGCGGGCGAAAAAGCCATTTACAGCCAAACCTACTATTCCATTGGCGGTGGGTTCATCGTTGATGAAGAACATTTTGGTTTACCGAACAACTCTCCGGTAAACGTGCCGTATCCGTATAAATCTGCGGCTGATTTGCAACGTCATTGCCAGGA
The Citrobacter arsenatis DNA segment above includes these coding regions:
- the ppnN gene encoding nucleotide 5'-monophosphate nucleosidase PpnN, translated to MITHISPLGSMDMLSQLEVDMLKRTASSDLYQLFRNCSLAVLNSGSLTDNSKELLSRFESFDINVLRRERGVKLELINPPEDAFVDGRIIRALQANLFAVLRDILFVNGQIHNAGRFQHLDLESSVHITNLVFSILRNARALHVGEAPNMVVCWGGHSINENEYLYARRVGTQLGLRELNICTGCGPGAMEAPMKGAAVGHAQQRYKDSRFIGMTEPSIIAAEPPNPLVNELIIMPDIEKRLEAFVRIAHGIIIFPGGVGTAEELLYLLGILMNPANKDQVLPLILTGPKESADYFRVLDEFIVHTLGEDARRHYRIIIDDAAEVARLMKKAMPLVKENRRDTGDAYSFNWSIRIAPDLQMPFEPSHENMANLKLYPDQPVEVLAADLRRAFSGIVAGNVKEVGIRAIEEFGPYKIHGDREMMRRMDDLLQGFVAQHRMKLPGSAYIPCYEICA
- a CDS encoding HAAAP family serine/threonine permease, producing the protein MENTQTSTIVTGHTRSAWRKTDTMWMLGLYGTAIGAGVLFLPINAGVGGMIPLIIMAILAFPMTFFAHRGLTRFVLSGKNPGEDITEVVEEHFGVGAGKLITLLYFFAIYPILLVYSVAITNTVESFLTHQLAITPPPRAILSLILIVGMMTIVRFGEQMIVKAMSILVFPFVAALMLLALYLIPQWSGAILETMSFDSAATTGNGLLLTLWLAIPVMVFSFNHSPIISSFAVAKREEYGDEAEKKCSKILAFAHIMMVLTVMFFVFSCVFSLTPADLAAAKEQNISILSYLANHFNAPIIAWMAPIIAIIAITKSFLGHYLGAREGFNGMVIKSLRGKGKTIEINKLNKITALFMLVTTWIVATLNPSILGMIETLGGPIIAMILFLMPMYAIQKVPAMRKYSGHISNVFVVIMGLIAISAIFYSLFS